A segment of the Gossypium hirsutum isolate 1008001.06 chromosome D10, Gossypium_hirsutum_v2.1, whole genome shotgun sequence genome:
cagttttacaggcattgtcattgcccatataaacaactcctccatttagttctactaaatcagagaaccactcccggttaggggacatatgataggtacaacccgaatccaatatccactcatctgagtggaacgacgatgatgatgcaactagtgatagttcagagtcactggtatcatgctttgcaacacaagcatctacagcagcttttcccttattcttcagctttggacaatttttcttccagtggcctttctcatgacaaaaggcacattcatctttcccgagtctggactttgactttgatctccccttttgagttttcttccgagtgtatgaacgacctcggactactaaagcttctgtatctctgattgagtttttctgtttgtccttctttctctgttcataactgtataaggccgcacagacttcactcagagatatatcactcctgccatgaagtagagtagtttctaggaactcaaactcctcaggaagtgaccccaacagcatcaaagccaaatcttcatctttgaatgtctcatccatattcagcaaatcagtgactaactgattaaatttggtgaggtgatcattcattgtggtacttgggacatatgtgaagcgaaacagtcttttcttcaagtggagcttattttgactgtttttcttcaaaaaattttcttcaagtgccacccacaacttatttgcagaagtctcctttgaaaaagcatacctctgctctcgagaaaggcatgatcgaattgtgccacatgccaaccgattgatcgccttccaatctttctcctgtacatcatctggtttctcttcatcaatggcaatgtctagaccctgctgaaaaaggggatctagaacctcactttgccacataccaaaatggcccgtgccatcaaagatctccacggccagtattgcatttgcaattgtcggtcttgtccacatggacgatgttgaagctcctacaccgaccgttttctccataatctttcaatatacctaaggaaatcttttctgatgtggaagatcagttcaaactgcaaccacagagcatactacgattaaccttcggctctgataccacttgttgttccaatagggtcggaagcgtgtaaattattgtactaaaaaatcacacaaagttcaattcccagggaagagaggtggatcacatggatctcttaaataccaagtctttccttagacagaatatcccttctatagtaatttaatagcacaattaaatactactattataccctcaaatattgaaagaaaaataggacaagaaagaacacaagagatttaacgaggttcggtaaattatacctacgtcatcgggcactaacaccagatgataactttactatctccaaaatattacaaacaaatagaattccttaagaattctcaaatgggagaagagagaaaactaagagagaaagattggttgggatggttgaaatgagaaatggttaggcctatttatagttgaggtttagggactaacttgcaaatggcctaaaaaattagggaccaaaattgcaattataccattcaactttaaactcaacttgccaaccactttttactttcttctttcggtgccaattgcacctcccaccatttttgacttttcaacaccgtCTACTTCTTGCAGTACTGACTTTCGGCGTAGACTTAAATTGTTACTTTATCTTACGGAACTCCTCCATCCTTCATACCGAATTTCATGTAATCATGCACATGAAATTAGTAATGTCATGTTAAATTTAGGGTTGTTATATGGCTGAGTCATGTTTACAACTTAAGGTTTATGGCACATTAGTGAATGATGAATTGAAAGATTGAATTTATCATAATTGTCAATTGTGATGTTGGTGAAATGGAATTTGCAAAATGTCTATGGGTTGGGCTATCCTAACGCCTTTTCCTATAATTAATTGactgagaatatatatatatatataggaagtCTAAGGTTAGGAATTGATTGTAAATTAATAGATTAGGAAATCTTAATTTTCATAGTACCGACCAACActgaatttaataaatattaagcACAGCCACACCGAAGTCGGCTAAAATCAACTTAGCTGAATTGGTTAAATGGTTAGTTTATTTGATTATGTCAGTAAATTATGAGTTATTAAATCTTATAATCAAATCAGTTGATTTAAATCACGTCGAAATGATTAActagataaattaattaatattaagttgATTCGGTTatatcaatttatactatttaaaTTGGTCGgttcaattatttcatataatgattggttaaattgattaaattaaaaaaatcgacTCAATTAACCTTTTGCACATCTATACCAACAACTACAGACTACATAAATTCATATATGGTTCATACTTTTCTATAATGCTTAAGCTAAGATTGAAGATTAACAAATTCAGGATAGATAAGTATAAAACCTAAATATGAATTGTAAAACGGATATTAaggatataaaaaaattttgcttAAGCCAATACATGATTTCTTTCCTTGAACGGTACCGATTACATACATGCTAATTTATTTTACCCATGTGGAGAATTATTAGAAATCGATTGATGATTAATCTCGAAACACATCCAGAAATCAACTTTGATAGAGTTTCTTGTAATCAACGGTGGGGATTGATCAGCTTTGATAGAATTATTTGAAATCGATTGAAGGAACATATATCATTGGTGAAGAATGATGACACATTTTCTTGTAATCAACATTTCTGGCAGAAAGGTGTATCATTGGTGAAGAATTAcaaattgttggaaaatattaaCAACGAATTTGTTGTCTTGATTTTACTTTCTTTTGGGGAGAATGATTTCTTTTAATaatacatttttcaccaaacaaacaCCATGAAACAATGAAAATGTTTTACCGAAAATATTTAACATCCAAACAAACGTATccttaaattctttttattttcagtCTCAGTTATATGAATACAATTGCATCCTAATACAATTGATTATCATGAAACATTGAAATTGAAACATCAAACACAACAAATAAATCAAACATTTaatacctttttttctttttttttgtttccaataaaattaattcattcgAGTAAGGAAGCATAAGCCACGACAGGGCTCCTCACTTGATGCACTCCGTCGTCCCAAATCAAAGAACCGGAGACCATAGAGTTCCCGAGTTGTGCTCCGATGGTCACAGTAAAAGATTGCTTTTGGCCAAGAGATTTGAAAGAAAGCACACTAGGTTGAACTTGAATTATGAGTCCTGGTGGAGCATTAACAACCGCCTTGTAAGTCGACACTGGCGAGCCAACGTTCGTCACTGTCCGATGAAAGACTCGTGTGACCGAATCTCCGGGAGTTGTGGATAGTGCGAAAGAAGGGTAGTTTAGATCCCACACAGCTTCATTCATTACTTCTGAACATTTGGTGTTACTTTCGGTTATGAGCTTGATTTGTTTAGGACTATATCCTTGTCCACACAAGAATTTAACATAATCAATCTCCCCAGCATCGTATATCAATCCGGGTCGGGCTGCTAGTGCAGGGTTTATATGGCCTGCACCGTATGCAAACTCAGCTTCGATGTTGTTCTCGGAACTCATTGGAAAAGCTGTTGTCATTAAAGCAGATTTGATGGCGGCAGGGGACCATGTTGGATGAAATGATTTAACATAAGCGGCTGCACCGGTCGCATGGGGACATGACATGGATGTGCCTGAAATAATGTTGTAGGAAACAACTCTTGTATCTTCTTCGGTTTCTGTCAATGGGAGAGCTTCAGACCATGCTGCTAAAATGTCGACCCCTGGTGCTGTAAGATCAGGCTGCATCCGAAAACTGAGACAGTAAGAACAGAGGTACGAgctttaagtctacatattttgatctttaatttttcttttacattcACCTTGAGGATGTCTGCTGTGACAGGGTTCGGCCCTCTTGATGAAAATGAAACAACGAATGGAGCGAACTGATTATCTTCGACATTTGTCTTGAATATTGTTGCAGTTGGGTTTCTATTTCAAACATGACAATTATAAAACAATGATTAATGTACTAAATCAAGTTGAACAAAGCATAATCATGTTTGGTAATGAAAAGTATAAATACTCTGTTGTGTTGACATAGTCGAAAACAATTCTTCCGTCATCCAAGTTCAAGTTCGAAAGAGGTAAACCGTAAGCGAAAGCATAATCCTTGTGCCTGCCACTCTGGAACACAGCACCGATGGCACCGGCTTCGACTGGACCATCAGCATTGCTGTCGTAATCGCAGAAAACTATTTTTCCTTTCACTAAGGTTTCATCCAATGTTCCCGGACCGCAATACCTGGAATTTTCATTGCATTAGGATTAATTTTATAGCATAAAATTTGACATTATCGTTGAAAAGATGTACCTTGAGTCCTCGGATGTATAACCTTGCGACGTGTTAGGAGCAGCTGCACCGGCGATGAAAGGGTACATTTTTCCCTTCAGATCGAATGTGTTTATAGAGGTTCCCTAAAAATTAATGTCGGACATAAGTATCAGGAATGTCTAGATCTATCCAAGGGTCGAAATACTCGTCCAAGCCGGAATAATTAACATAAACTAGCTTTCTTACCTCATAGGTCACACCATTGCCGAGCTTGACCTTAGTGACAAACTTTCTATCAATGGTACTTGCAGCCACCGATAAAGACCAAGGCGAAAAGTTTGTAATTGACGACGGACTGGGACCACTATTACCGGCAGAATTCGATGTCAAGATACCATTTTTCATCGAATGGAAAGCTCCGATAGCAATCGTATCATCAAAATAATCTGACCAGAAAATACTCCCGACAGAAAGCGAGATTATGTCGACGCCATCAGCTATTGCATCGTCAAACGCTGCAAGAATGTCTTCGTCATAGCAACCATCGTACCAACAAATCTTGTAAACCGCAATGCGTGCCGATGGCACCCCACCACGAGCCGTTCCTTTGGCTAACCCGTATAAGCTCGCCTTGCTAACTAATCCACCAGCAGCCGTCGATGAAGTATGAGTCCCGTGACCTTCGGAGTCTCTCGGCGATCTATAGTCGTACGGACTGTAATCTCCATTAGCTCGGTAATATCTAGCTCCAATTATTTTGCTGAAAAAGAGAATTGCGACATTGTTAAAAGACTTAATATTTTACAGGTTGAATGAATATTTCCATTTGATTATGTTTTTACTTGTTGCAAGTGAAATTGGTTGAGCTTTGGCATGTTCCTCTCCATTTTCTCGGAATCGGACCGAATCCAGTATCATTAAAGCTTTGAGATTCCGGCCAAATCCCGGTGTCAAGCATTCCGACTATGATATCGCTTTCGATAACCGATCTTTTCACTTTTCTGTTGAATCCCATAAAGTCCCATGACCTTGATGTATGAAGTTGCTTTCTTTGGCTAAGAAAAACTGATACCACCCCATCTTTTCCTGGAAAATACGATTAAATCCAAAGTTACTAACAAAACGGAAAAGACATTGTAttttcttggtttgaaaatttttctcGAGAAAACCTCTCAGTTTAGCTGCTTCATCTTTGGTCAATTTTGCAGCGAAGCCATTGAAGCTCCTGTGGTAGCTGTAGAGCAAAACATCTGATCCAACAGTATTGCTGCATTCATTCATAAGTAGTCAGAAAATCTCGGTAAAAATGGTCAAATTATGGTCTTGATCCTTTACTATGCTCAAATTAGGGTTATAGTTCTCATACTTTAACTCggcataatttaattttaattttataatgttgTTAGTTAATCCAAATAAATAACACTATTATTTGTTCCGATTATAATTCTTACTGGATTTATCTTTAAAACACCCCTTCTAGGGACATAGACAAGTGGGTAAACAGTGGCCTTGGCTGATTAGCCACCCAAAAATAGTAAATATGCTTTTtagtcttttaaaattttataaaattatatgttagtATAATAATAGAATtgtactttaattttattaaaatttatgatttatctCTGTACtccctaaattaattttattgctTCGCCCTACCACTTCTATCATAAACTCTTTTTCAGCATGATGAGTTGGAAGGGctgtttttaagaaaaacattCAAATCAACATTTGAACCAGAAAAATTAAGAAAGTTACTTATTCGAACTAACTAGTAATATTATAAAAGCATATGGATCCCAAAATTGAGTATAATTAAAGGACTAAAACCACAATTTGACCCAAATAAATCCAAAAGAACATGCAATTAATAAGTACCCGGGAAGAACTTCATGAAGCATACTGGTGTGAAGGCTTGTAGTTGAAACCTTGCCCTTTGGCAGGCTCCCCATGTAAACAATGTAAACCTTCCTGTTATCAGAGGAACCATGGCTGCACGACATAAACATGGAAAGAGTGAAAATGACAAGTGAAAGCCATGCCAAAGGGGAAGTTCGGGCTGCCATTGTTGAGTTTTGTGGAGCTTGGTTTTGCAGTAGATAATGCCATGGAAAGGGGAATTTATATAGGGTTTTGAATGTAGTACTGGGAACAAACTCCAATGGATTCgttaattttttaagtatttaagCATTGTTAAGCTCGCCAATGGAAGAAAAATTTGTCCATTGCCGGCTTTTACCAATTACTATGATCTTCATTCTTCAGTCAAAACGAgtattttttgttaaatattatatatttcatgCCTGAAACATATATTATGATGTTCAGAAACTAATCGAGGGAAAGAGAGGGAAAATTGACAATTAATGGCTTTTGATTGCTGAAATATGGTTTACGAAGTTTGGTATGTTATCTGTTTGGCTCTTAGGAAAATTGAGAAAGGGAAAATTCCAAATCATGATAGTTATTTACTAAGCTGGGTGATAGCTTGTTTGACCGTccaaaaacatttaaatttttattggaataatataatttttggctatcattttagttttaaatttgaaaattatttatgtCACATCATCATTtgaaagttaaaaatattatataatttttttaccgATGACATGATACAATTTAATAATGTCAAGTTTagtgttttaataattaaattggtGGTTGAACTAGTCAAACCACCGGTTCTCGATTTAATTGATTCAATCAGTTGAACTGTtagaccaacaataattaaataaataattaaaaatttaaaaaattgaaaaataaacaatttatttaaaccaattcaacttgttcaactaTTGATTTTtgtcccaattttcgatttttatcaatttcaagcaGTTTTCAATTCAATCGGTTCAATCCCTTTGTTCGGACTGTTAAACCGGTCGAGTCTTGATCCAATCAATCcaacaaattaattttttcttgTTCTAGTAACACTGGTTACATTATCAAATCTTGACGAAATCTAAATTCAGATATCAAAGTGGacccaaaaaaatataaataccagAATGAACCTAGTTATCTTTTATTCAAAGATGTATTAACTTTAAAAATGACAAATTGGTGCCTGAAAGACTGTATGAATATCTATTATTATTAGTAGTAACAAAAACCATagtctacaattttttttaaaaaaagttctttttttcatgtatttgataTTTCTATGAAAGATCATATTTATAGATGCTTAAATTCAGCCATTAGTCTCTATATTTTGCAAAAGTAGATTTAGTTCATGTagtttaatttgatcaattttaatctttaaaattttcaaaatttgaaattttagttttggcCCGAGCaatagtatttaaatttatttggttaaatgtAATTATTAGTCATGTACTACGCGTTAGTTATATATTTTGTCCATATTCTCCAACTGgatcatttcaaactcttatacttttcaaattttgaaattttaatcttgacGCAAATGGTAGCCGTTAATCTAGTAATTGGATTTTTAGTGTGTAATATGTAGGAATAAGAAGTTGACAtgacattacatatataataatatatttgctGCATTTGATTCTGGAAATAACAAAGCTTGAcgtaatgaatttaatagttattatttggtgaggactaaaattttaaattttgaaaagtatagtgactaaaaatgaccaaattataagTAAATAGACTAAATCcacaaattacataaaatatagggactaatagtaaaatttaacttttatatatacatttttttgaaaaaatgaaacaatatagattaactttttcaattttgctTAATTAAACTTTTGTTCAATAAACAATTAAAACATTGCAAGATTATGTCACACGATATTGTAGGtgaaaaaaatttatgtaatagataaatttattaaaaaaaatttgaattgaaaataaatggAGGTATAATTGGAATGGTTAAGTTAAGCTACAATGTTTTGAGTTTAAATAtcataaagtttatattttttagattttacataatttaaactaCAAAATCATTATATCTGTTATTTAATAAAAGGACTGATTTTTTATAATTACTCAATAGAGTTGAGACCTAGTCAATCGGTGACATCAACTCAGTCAAtcgtttaaataaaatatagataaGTGATAGTGTTTGCTTTCCAAATCCAATACCAATTTTACTTTCATACAAAAATTGTATGactcattttctattttttctcgAAATTTCATCGTATGTGATCTTAATTAGAACAATACCAAATGTGTTAATTGGAAATTTTGGAACGCTACATACGGTCCTTAGGAATACACATAATACTTCTCATATAATCATATCTAAAATATCAATGTTGGATCCAACTTCAGGTTTTAGAGAATCAACATCAAAGCGTAGCTTCATTTTATTACAGGTCTCACATGAATACAATTTATCATCATGTAAGATAGAAGACAAAAACATCAAAgacaacaaataaaataaaaaaaacatcattaaaacttctttttttttattccctTCAAATGATGATTTCATTCCACTAAGGAAGCATACGCAACAATGGGGCTCCTCACTTGATTCACTCCATCATCCCAAATCAATGAACCAGAGATCATTGAATTTCCAATTTCAGCTCCCACTGTCACAATAAACGTTAGCTTTTGGCCAATAGATTTGAAAGAAAGTACACTTGGTTGAACCTGAATTATGAGACCCGGTGGAGCATTAACGACCGCCTTGTAAGTTGACACTGGCGACCCAACGTTCGTCACTGTCCGGTGAAAGACTCGAGTGATTGAATTTCCGGGAGTTGAAGATAATGTGAAAGAAGGATAATTTAGATCCCACACCGCTCCGTTTGTTTCTTCGGAACAAGTGAAGTTGCTTTCGGTTATGAGCTTGAGTTGTTTAGGGGTATATCCTTGTCCACACAAAAATTTAACATAATCAATCTCGCCGGCATCGTATACCAATCCTGGTTGGGCTGCTTGTGCAGGGTTTATATGACCTGCACCGTATGCGAATTCGGCTTCGAGGTTGTTCTTGGAACTCATTGGAAAAGCTGTTGTCATTAGGGCAGATTTAATGGCAGCAGGGGACCATGTTGGATGAAATGATTTAACATAAGCGGCTGCACCAGTTGCATGGGGACATGACATGGATGTGCCTGAAATGATGTTGTAAGGAACAATTCTTGTATCATCTTTGGTTTCTGTCAATGGGACAACTTCAGACCATGCTGCTAAAATGTCAACCCCAGGTGCTGTAACATCAGGCTGCATCCAATAATGTCTTTAAgtcctaaaacaaaaaaaatctaaaataccGGACCAACTAAACGAATTCACCAGAATTCATTTAATTTACCTTAAGGATGTCTGGTGTAGCAGGGTTAGGACCTCGTGATGAAAACGATACAACGAACGGAGCGAATTGATCATCTTCAACATTAGTCTTGAATATTGTTGCGGTGGGGTTTCTATTTCAAGCACAGCAACCATAAACCAATGATTAAAGCACTAAATCAAGTTGAATGAAACATAATTATGTTCAGTAATGAAGTTAGTATCTATACTCTGTTGTGTTCACGTAATTTAAAACATTCCTTCCATCATCCAAGTTTAAGTTCGAAAGAGGTAAACTATAAGGAAAAACATAATCTTTGTATCCGCCACTTTGAAACACTGCACCGATGGCACCGGCTTGGGCCGGACCTGTACCGTCGCTATCATAGTCGCAGAAAACAATTTTGCCTTTCACTAAGGTTTCGTTCAATGTTCCTGGACCGCAAAACCTGGCATTTACATGGCATTAGGATTATGAGTCAGAGTTGAATTTTATAGAATAAATTTTGAGATTATTGTTGAATAAATCACCATGAAATACAAAGATATACCTTGAATCCTCGGATGTATAACCTTGAGATGTGTTCGGAGCAGCTGCACCGGCGATAAACGGGTACATTTTTCCCATTAGATCAAATGTGTTTATGGAGGTTCCCTAGAAAAATAACACATAACCATAGGTCCAATCATTAGCACATCTAAATATGCGCTAAACAAGAAAATTTTAAGGAACCTTCTTACCTCATAGATCTTGCCATTTCCGAGCTTGACCTTAGTGATAAACTTTCTATCAATGGTACTAGCAGCTACTGATAAAGACCAAGGCGAAAAGTTTGTAATTGATGACAGAATAGGACCACTATTACCGGCAGAATTCGATGTCAAGACACCATTTTTCATCGAATGGAAAGCTCCGATAGCAATCGTATCATCAAAATACTCCGATGAGAAGAAACTCCCAACAGAAAGGGAGATTATGTCAACGCCATCGGCTATCGCATCGTCAAACGCTGCGAGAATGTCTTCATCATAACAACCATCGGACCAACAAATCTTGTAAACTGCTATGCGAGCTGATGGCACCCCACCACGAGCTGTCCCTTTGGCTAACCCGTATAAGCTTGCCTTGCTAACTAAGCCACCAGCAGCTGTTGATGAAGTATGTGTCCCGTGACCTTCGGAATCTCTCGGGGATTTGTAATCGTATGGACTGATATCTCCATTAGCTCGATAATACTTAGCTCCAATTATTTTCCTGAAAGAGAATTGCAGTTATTCAACCAGTTGGGCCTACAGATTGAatctgaatttttaataattggtTTTGACTTTACCTATTGCAAGTGAAATTGGCTGAGCTTTGGCAGGTGCCTTTCCATTTTATCGGAATCGGACCGAGTCCGGTGTCGTTAAAGCTTTGAGATTCTGGCCAAATCCCAGTATCAAGCATTCCGACGATAATGTCGCTTTCGATAATTGATCTTTTCACCTTTTTGTTGAATCCCATAAAGTCCCATGACCTTGTTGTGTGAAGCTGCTTCTTTTGGCTACGGAAAACTGATACCACCccatctttttctgtaaaaagaaattaaacccaAAGTTACTAACATAATGGAGGAGACAATGgagttttaaaattataattttggcCAAGGAATTTTCTCGAGAAACCTCTCAGTTTAGCTGCTTCATCTTTGGTCAATTTGGCAGCAAATCCATTGAAGCTCCTGTGGTAGCTGTAGAGCAAAACTTCTGATCCAACTGTACTGCTGCATTCTTTCATAAGCAGAGTTAGAAAATCtcgataaaaaattattaaactacGGTTTTTATCCCTCTACTATGCTATAATTAGAGTTTTAATTCTTGTACTTAAGGCATAGTTTAATTtttctacttttataatattattaattagttaacATTATTAATAGTAGTTGTGATTAAAATTCTTAAGtgaatttatatttaaaacaCTGCTGCCAGGGGCATAGAGAAGTGGGCAGAAAGTGGCCTTGCCCCTCTCTCAAGCTTTTTAACTCTTTAAATTTTAtggaattataagttaatataattgtaaaattgcacttttgactcccttaaaatttataattcatcttttcccaaaagtaatttaTGAGTTGGAAGGcatgcttttaaaaaaaacaaattcacaTCAGCATTTAAACCAGATTAATTAATGAATAGCTTTCTGTTTGAACTAACTAACGATATTATAAAGgtaaaagtatagagattaaattacgCCAAATAAAGGTACTTGGACTAAATCCCAAATTCAAGTATGATCGAAGAACAAAACCATAATTAGACCTAAAAAATCCAAAAGAGCATGCAATTAATAAGAAGATGAACCTGGGAAGAACTTCATGAAGCATACTGGTGTGAAGGCTTGTAGTTGAAACCTTGCCCTTTGGCAGGTTCCCCATGTAAACAATGTAAACTTGTCTTTTATCAGAGGAACCATAGCTGCACCACATAAACATGGAAAGTGTGAAAATAATAAGCGAAAGCCTTGCCAAAGGGGAGGTTTGGGCTGCCATTGTTGAGTTTTTGGAGCTTGATTTTGCAGTAGATAATGCCATAGAAAGGGGACTTTATATAAGTTTTTTGAGTGTGGTGTTGGTATAAACTCCATTGGATTCGTTAATTTTTGAAGCATTTAAGCATTGTTAAGCTCGCAAATGGAACAAGATTATCCATTGCCGGCTTTTACTAATTACTATGATCTTCATTCTTCaatgaaaaatttattaaatagttcATTTACTATAATTGCAGAGATCTTTGTCCATTTTTTATATGATGTTCAGAAACTTGAGAAATTTGTTATGCTCTCCGTTTGGTTCTTGGGAAAATTGAGAAAGGGAATATTCCAAATAATGATATTCAATTACTAGCTGGCTGATAGCTTCCTTCGGCAAAAAGTCCAATTTTGTTCTTTGCTTTGGGAATTCAGCTTGGCTGATGTTTTGGATTCAGAAATTTTTTgaccttaaaataattaattggtGCCGGAGAGAAACAATGTATGAAAATATGTTAGGGTCGTTAAACCTGAACAGTTGATGGGTATCGAATACaccaaaaaaaaagtatttttatatcTAAACAGTAAATAACATTAATATAGAGACTAAGGTTGATCTCgtagaaattgaaatatttaaaattattgttcGGTTGAATCAGGTTGCACGTCTAGGCAATTGTCCTGCCCACATGTGACAGTCTGTACAAAATAAAAAGGggtttaaaatatgataaaaataaaagaatagagataattgaaatctaaataataataaaaataagcagaaatgaaattcaattaaataaattgatgtGATGAAGTTCCAGCTTCAGGCTCGATTTTATTCCGATTTCGAACCAAACTTTAATAACAAGTCTTTTCCTCCAACCAATAAGTCAATTATAGTGATCGAGGATGTCTAATACCACTAACTCTTCTATGCGTAAATTAATTACGGAAACGGCCAACAATTAATTCTTACCAACAAACAACCATGAAATACACGTCTATGATTTAGCTCTCTGGTAGCCTTGTGAACTAG
Coding sequences within it:
- the LOC107935317 gene encoding cucumisin: MAARTSPLAWLSLVIFTLSMFMSCSHGSSDNRKVYIVYMGSLPKGKVSTTSLHTSMLHEVLPGNTVGSDVLLYSYHRSFNGFAAKLTKDEAAKLRGKDGVVSVFLSQRKQLHTSRSWDFMGFNRKVKRSVIESDIIVGMLDTGIWPESQSFNDTGFGPIPRKWRGTCQSSTNFTCNNKIIGARYYRANGDYSPYDYRSPRDSEGHGTHTSSTAAGGLVSKASLYGLAKGTARGGVPSARIAVYKICWYDGCYDEDILAAFDDAIADGVDIISLSVGSIFWSDYFDDTIAIGAFHSMKNGILTSNSAGNSGPSPSSITNFSPWSLSVAASTIDRKFVTKVKLGNGVTYEGTSINTFDLKGKMYPFIAGAAAPNTSQGYTSEDSRYCGPGTLDETLVKGKIVFCDYDSNADGPVEAGAIGAVFQSGRHKDYAFAYGLPLSNLNLDDGRIVFDYVNTTENPTATIFKTNVEDNQFAPFVVSFSSRGPNPVTADILKPDLTAPGVDILAAWSEALPLTETEEDTRVVSYNIISGTSMSCPHATGAAAYVKSFHPTWSPAAIKSALMTTAFPMSSENNIEAEFAYGAGHINPALAARPGLIYDAGEIDYVKFLCGQGYSPKQIKLITESNTKCSEVMNEAVWDLNYPSFALSTTPGDSVTRVFHRTVTNVGSPVSTYKAVVNAPPGLIIQVQPSVLSFKSLGQKQSFTVTIGAQLGNSMVSGSLIWDDGVHQVRSPVVAYASLLE
- the LOC107935313 gene encoding cucumisin; protein product: MAAQTSPLARLSLIIFTLSMFMWCSYGSSDKRQVYIVYMGNLPKGKVSTTSLHTSMLHEVLPSSTVGSEVLLYSYHRSFNGFAAKLTKDEAAKLREKDGVVSVFRSQKKQLHTTRSWDFMGFNKKVKRSIIESDIIVGMLDTGIWPESQSFNDTGLGPIPIKWKGTCQSSANFTCNRKIIGAKYYRANGDISPYDYKSPRDSEGHGTHTSSTAAGGLVSKASLYGLAKGTARGGVPSARIAVYKICWSDGCYDEDILAAFDDAIADGVDIISLSVGSFFSSEYFDDTIAIGAFHSMKNGVLTSNSAGNSGPILSSITNFSPWSLSVAASTIDRKFITKVKLGNGKIYEGTSINTFDLMGKMYPFIAGAAAPNTSQGYTSEDSRFCGPGTLNETLVKGKIVFCDYDSDGTGPAQAGAIGAVFQSGGYKDYVFPYSLPLSNLNLDDGRNVLNYVNTTENPTATIFKTNVEDDQFAPFVVSFSSRGPNPATPDILKPDVTAPGVDILAAWSEVVPLTETKDDTRIVPYNIISGTSMSCPHATGAAAYVKSFHPTWSPAAIKSALMTTAFPMSSKNNLEAEFAYGAGHINPAQAAQPGLVYDAGEIDYVKFLCGQGYTPKQLKLITESNFTCSEETNGAVWDLNYPSFTLSSTPGNSITRVFHRTVTNVGSPVSTYKAVVNAPPGLIIQVQPSVLSFKSIGQKLTFIVTVGAEIGNSMISGSLIWDDGVNQVRSPIVAYASLVE